The following are encoded in a window of Mycobacterium sp. ELW1 genomic DNA:
- a CDS encoding acetate--CoA ligase family protein, producing MTETMAILAPRADVAKLFLEPASVAIVGVSTSSGQAYKAGGRAVLEHLKVYGYTGQVSVIHPSADSVDGVPAFAALRDLPTVPDVVVIAVPAHSVKDVLAECADVGVRQALILTAGFADMGETGHELERSLLDFAADKGIRIVGPNSTGLVNVRTGLAMSMTSVLTEGVPIAAGGIAVIAQSGAIGSTIVERARDAEVGISHIVSTGNQRDMDIPDFISYFAGLPEVHTVALYMESIRDGRRFSAAVSELHAAGKRLITYLGGRTAAGEQAAASHTGKIIGRGGLELALLRALEVTVVDDPDDLWVLGAMTPPRHRTFPRQWGMVAYSGGMAVLATEQLSSAGVVFPALGESTAARLKAQLPSFAAIPNPLDVGPGSMPVHFGGYLMAVAEDPAVEVVCVPLPMGARGWNSQSVADILAVGTKTGKPCVVLWYGGRAVDPYIHQLRAAGVLVAQRPSDLGRLVGALLGPGQVLNSAPASAGQSPSAAVTIGGGRALQLLADHGLDIAPMTVCDSTSAPHAAEALGFPVVVKSAAEDITHRTELGLVAVNLSTAAQVEDAVSRMSTSDEAANPTWLVQKMVTAGVELILTVRAAEGLGVFGTVGVGGAAVEVYRDVEHVPLPCDPDSLHQALSRLRLAELLFGFRGGSAVNEAWIAETLNRMGDLLDTREFTEIEVNPAIVNTRGGAIVDALCVCAESSPLVSTPKS from the coding sequence GTGACTGAAACTATGGCTATCCTCGCCCCTCGTGCCGACGTCGCCAAGTTGTTCCTGGAACCGGCCTCGGTTGCCATTGTCGGTGTATCGACCAGTTCCGGCCAGGCCTACAAGGCCGGCGGTCGGGCGGTCCTCGAACACCTGAAGGTCTACGGGTACACCGGTCAGGTCTCGGTGATCCATCCCTCGGCAGACTCAGTTGACGGCGTTCCGGCGTTTGCCGCCCTGCGCGATTTGCCCACGGTGCCTGACGTCGTCGTCATTGCGGTGCCGGCCCATTCGGTCAAAGACGTGTTGGCCGAATGCGCTGACGTGGGTGTGCGGCAGGCCCTGATCCTGACGGCGGGATTCGCCGACATGGGCGAGACCGGCCACGAACTGGAGCGTAGCCTGCTCGACTTCGCCGCCGACAAGGGAATTCGTATCGTCGGGCCTAACAGCACCGGACTTGTCAACGTGCGCACCGGCCTTGCGATGAGCATGACGTCGGTTCTTACCGAAGGTGTTCCCATCGCCGCCGGGGGTATCGCGGTGATCGCTCAGAGCGGCGCGATCGGCAGCACCATCGTGGAGCGAGCTCGCGACGCCGAGGTCGGCATCTCCCATATCGTCAGCACCGGTAACCAGCGCGACATGGACATCCCCGACTTCATCTCCTATTTCGCGGGGCTCCCTGAGGTACACACCGTTGCCCTGTACATGGAATCGATTCGCGACGGCCGCCGCTTTTCGGCAGCGGTGAGCGAATTGCACGCCGCCGGCAAACGGCTGATCACCTATCTGGGTGGCCGTACCGCGGCGGGTGAGCAGGCCGCGGCGAGCCACACCGGCAAGATCATCGGCCGAGGAGGGCTGGAGCTGGCACTGCTGCGGGCGCTCGAGGTGACCGTGGTCGACGACCCCGACGATCTGTGGGTGCTGGGAGCGATGACCCCGCCGCGGCATCGCACGTTCCCGCGGCAATGGGGGATGGTCGCCTACTCCGGCGGTATGGCGGTATTGGCTACCGAACAGCTATCCAGCGCCGGAGTGGTCTTTCCCGCGCTGGGCGAGTCCACCGCTGCGCGGCTCAAAGCCCAGTTACCCAGCTTCGCTGCCATCCCCAATCCGCTCGACGTAGGGCCAGGCTCGATGCCCGTTCACTTCGGCGGGTATTTGATGGCCGTCGCTGAGGATCCCGCCGTGGAGGTGGTCTGCGTTCCGCTGCCGATGGGAGCGCGCGGGTGGAATTCCCAGAGTGTGGCCGACATCCTCGCGGTCGGGACCAAGACGGGCAAACCGTGCGTGGTGCTGTGGTACGGGGGGCGCGCGGTCGACCCCTACATCCACCAGCTGCGCGCGGCCGGCGTCCTGGTGGCCCAGCGCCCCTCGGACCTGGGGCGACTCGTCGGCGCGCTCCTCGGGCCTGGTCAGGTGCTTAACTCCGCGCCCGCGTCCGCCGGGCAGTCGCCATCAGCAGCGGTGACGATCGGCGGTGGGCGAGCGCTTCAACTGCTGGCCGACCATGGTTTGGATATTGCCCCGATGACGGTGTGCGACAGCACGTCTGCACCCCACGCGGCCGAAGCGCTGGGCTTCCCGGTGGTTGTGAAGTCTGCCGCTGAGGACATCACGCACCGCACCGAGCTGGGCTTGGTGGCAGTCAACCTGTCCACTGCCGCTCAAGTCGAGGACGCGGTATCACGGATGTCCACCAGCGATGAGGCCGCAAACCCAACGTGGCTCGTGCAGAAAATGGTGACCGCCGGGGTGGAGCTCATCTTGACCGTACGCGCCGCCGAAGGTCTCGGTGTGTTCGGCACCGTGGGAGTCGGCGGCGCTGCCGTCGAGGTGTACCGCGACGTGGAACACGTCCCGCTGCCGTGCGACCCTGACTCCTTGCATCAGGCCCTGAGCCGGCTGCGGCTCGCCGAATTGCTCTTCGGTTTCCGAGGCGGAAGCGCCGTGAACGAGGCATGGATTGCCGAGACGCTGAATCGGATGGGCGACCTGCTCGACACACGTGAATTCACAGAGATCGAGGTCAATCCTGCAATCGTGAACACTCGGGGCGGCGCGATCGTCGACGCGCTGTGCGTCTGCGCCGAATCATCACCCCTTGTTTCGACACCAAAATCTTAG
- a CDS encoding cytochrome P450 — protein MSEHQHGEQPGHCTALQALGHEYDHYDPHFALNPHPDYAALRAKCPVAHTDNYGGFYVVSKYDDISTVLHNAQVFSSWPADTPPTPGHTRALIPLEVDPPEHRRYRTIIDPLFRPRAIEHIADEVRRYAAELVDAMVAKREFDFMKEFAEPYPSSVFLRLVGLDSDAAQRDQLCSWASTILHTTTNGVEHGDVEAQTAARLEAGKALNNFLRELLDDRLTNPGDDIISFLTTAEMPGARKLDYREILNFAYVMVLAGLDTVSTAIGFSFLHLARRPDLQDRIAADPSLIPTAIDELLRYEPIVHGSRTVTEQTVLGGVELHPGDRVVIPLASAHRDEDVFPEADQLVIDRNPAKSMVFGAGNHRCVGSHLARLELNIAFEEIFKKMPRFSVPDDARLAAHGGQTRSLITLPFRTERD, from the coding sequence GTGAGCGAACATCAGCACGGGGAACAACCAGGGCATTGCACGGCGTTGCAGGCACTGGGCCACGAATACGACCACTACGATCCGCATTTCGCCCTCAACCCGCATCCGGACTACGCGGCGCTTCGGGCCAAATGCCCAGTAGCGCATACGGATAACTACGGCGGATTCTACGTGGTGAGCAAGTACGACGACATCTCCACGGTCCTTCATAACGCGCAAGTCTTCTCGTCGTGGCCAGCTGACACTCCTCCCACCCCGGGCCACACCCGGGCGCTGATTCCCCTGGAGGTCGATCCGCCGGAGCATCGCCGCTACCGGACGATCATCGACCCCCTGTTCCGCCCTCGGGCGATCGAGCATATCGCCGACGAAGTTCGCCGATATGCGGCTGAGCTTGTCGACGCCATGGTCGCCAAGCGGGAATTCGATTTCATGAAGGAATTTGCCGAGCCGTATCCGAGCTCGGTGTTCCTGCGCTTGGTGGGATTGGATTCTGATGCGGCTCAACGTGATCAGTTGTGCAGCTGGGCCAGCACCATCCTGCACACCACCACCAATGGTGTTGAGCACGGCGATGTGGAGGCTCAGACCGCCGCGAGACTCGAGGCAGGAAAGGCGCTCAACAATTTTCTGCGTGAGCTCCTCGACGACCGCCTGACCAACCCTGGCGACGACATCATCTCCTTCTTGACGACCGCGGAGATGCCTGGGGCGCGCAAGCTTGACTACCGCGAAATTCTGAACTTCGCCTACGTGATGGTGTTGGCCGGACTCGATACTGTTTCCACCGCAATCGGTTTCAGCTTCCTGCACCTTGCCCGTCGACCCGACTTGCAAGACAGAATCGCCGCTGACCCGTCGTTGATTCCGACCGCGATCGACGAACTCCTGCGCTACGAGCCGATTGTTCACGGCAGCCGTACCGTGACTGAACAGACGGTGCTCGGCGGGGTTGAACTACATCCCGGCGATCGCGTCGTCATACCGCTGGCGTCCGCGCACCGCGACGAAGACGTCTTCCCAGAGGCCGATCAACTGGTGATCGACCGAAACCCCGCCAAATCGATGGTCTTCGGCGCCGGTAACCACCGCTGCGTGGGCTCCCACTTAGCGCGGCTCGAGCTGAACATCGCCTTCGAGGAGATCTTCAAGAAAATGCCAAGGTTCTCCGTTCCCGACGACGCTCGGCTTGCTGCCCACGGTGGCCAGACGCGCAGCCTGATCACGTTGCCCTTCAGGACCGAGCGTGACTGA
- a CDS encoding amidohydrolase family protein, with protein MLDDWGYNYRDRIFSSPYLTFADIPTTIGEIEHGLANDARIFVVRAQATYTNDGWRSPGDPAFDPIWARLEEAGAVVVVHVGEVGGSGLDKYVQHRTNIIGDIASPLQIAVGHERAIANYLAALTCDKLFERFPNLKVASVENGAEFLPLSVAGLNRAGFQRPGYFASDPVEQFREHIWVAPFWEDNLLDVVEHMGIDHVLFGSDYPHPEGLAEPRQYEKVAAELNDPVAERKVMWDTAAKLTKLA; from the coding sequence CTGCTCGACGATTGGGGCTACAACTACAGAGACCGCATCTTCAGCTCGCCCTACCTGACCTTCGCCGACATCCCAACCACCATCGGTGAGATCGAACACGGGCTGGCTAACGACGCTCGAATTTTCGTGGTGCGCGCCCAGGCGACCTACACCAATGACGGCTGGCGTTCGCCCGGCGACCCGGCCTTCGACCCAATCTGGGCCCGCCTCGAGGAAGCCGGCGCCGTGGTGGTCGTGCACGTCGGCGAGGTCGGCGGATCAGGCCTAGACAAATACGTCCAGCACCGCACCAACATCATCGGCGACATCGCCTCCCCGCTGCAGATCGCCGTGGGCCACGAGCGTGCGATCGCCAACTATCTGGCAGCCCTGACGTGCGACAAGCTCTTTGAGCGCTTCCCCAACCTCAAGGTCGCCTCGGTGGAGAACGGCGCCGAGTTCCTGCCGCTCTCGGTTGCCGGGCTCAACCGAGCGGGCTTCCAACGGCCAGGCTACTTCGCCTCAGATCCCGTCGAGCAGTTCCGCGAGCACATTTGGGTGGCCCCGTTCTGGGAGGACAACCTGCTCGACGTCGTCGAACACATGGGCATCGATCACGTACTGTTCGGATCGGACTATCCGCACCCTGAAGGATTGGCCGAACCCCGGCAGTACGAGAAGGTCGCCGCCGAACTCAACGACCCGGTCGCCGAGCGCAAAGTCATGTGGGACACCGCGGCGAAACTCACGAAGCTGGCCTAG
- a CDS encoding SDR family NAD(P)-dependent oxidoreductase, whose protein sequence is MEPADKVVVVTGGAAGMGEAMCRRFAALGASVVVADIDTAGTARVADEIGALGVVTDVSDETQIKGLVNATLAEFGRVDVFVSNAGVLWGEPHDGVAPLHERGNPWASNEAWQQVWDINVMPQVYAARAVLPHMLDRGTGYLIQNASAAGLLTALGNAPYATSKHAVLGLTEWLSIHYGSSGIRVSCIVAEGVRTAMLRGAQGEWFAVAGAISAEEAADCVVEGMRTEQFLILTHPLVEKYFRGKAADYDGWIAKMRKLHAKTPGLTS, encoded by the coding sequence GTGGAGCCAGCAGACAAAGTCGTCGTCGTCACCGGCGGTGCTGCGGGCATGGGCGAAGCGATGTGCCGCCGGTTCGCCGCCCTGGGCGCCTCGGTGGTTGTCGCAGACATCGATACGGCCGGCACCGCACGGGTTGCCGACGAAATCGGCGCCCTGGGCGTGGTCACCGATGTTTCAGATGAGACCCAGATCAAGGGCCTCGTCAACGCCACCCTTGCAGAATTCGGCCGCGTGGACGTTTTCGTCTCCAACGCCGGGGTCTTATGGGGCGAACCCCATGACGGAGTCGCGCCGCTGCATGAACGCGGCAACCCATGGGCCTCCAACGAAGCCTGGCAACAGGTGTGGGACATCAATGTCATGCCGCAGGTCTACGCGGCACGCGCGGTATTGCCGCACATGCTTGACCGCGGAACTGGCTACCTCATTCAAAATGCCTCCGCAGCAGGGCTTCTCACGGCGTTGGGTAACGCCCCCTATGCAACCAGCAAGCACGCCGTCTTGGGCCTAACGGAATGGCTGTCAATCCACTACGGCAGCAGCGGAATTCGCGTATCGTGCATCGTCGCCGAAGGCGTCCGAACCGCGATGCTGCGCGGCGCACAGGGAGAGTGGTTCGCGGTGGCCGGCGCAATCTCTGCCGAGGAGGCCGCTGACTGTGTCGTCGAAGGCATGCGGACCGAGCAGTTCCTTATCCTCACCCACCCGCTGGTGGAAAAATACTTCCGCGGCAAAGCGGCCGATTACGACGGATGGATCGCCAAGATGCGCAAACTACATGCAAAAACCCCGGGTCTGACCTCATGA
- a CDS encoding AMP-binding protein, with protein sequence MSHDEHQVGRTLGGWLREEAALDPGRPFVQCDSDWVTLGQLDTQSDRIAAALQACGVGKGDRVAINLPNCIEYIVLIYALAKAGAIQVPLNTYLRGDFLRHQLLQTDPTVYIADSQALELLSPILDSLPRRPQLILVGDGAQDATIQPDTHYAQLLNADAPLVEPEIEPADVCAIIYTSGTTGPSKGCTITHGYYCNLVNVFVENGWYEKGDIVFGANPLFHFSGQTWLVTAALAVRGSAIVEPAFHASTYMARIRETGATAALGMGAMGMAIMAQPPHEDDRNHKLRHITFMPSTADFIDRFEKRFGISPFAEVFGQSECWPVLLGDPRDQRHAGSMGKLTRGLQVKIVDDHDREVPAGEAGEIVVRPDEPFRLFSGYWNDDAATVSTFRNLWHHTGDCARVGADGYFWFADRKKDSLRRRGENVSSIELEQAIAAHPSIAQAAVHAVPSDLSEDDVKVCLVLIDGCEIQPEELFEFFRKSMPYYAIPRYVEVLESLPTNANGRVQKFKLRERGVSEATLDFEELGLVVARGDRRRS encoded by the coding sequence ATGTCTCACGATGAACACCAGGTTGGACGGACCCTTGGCGGGTGGCTGCGCGAGGAAGCGGCGCTCGACCCTGGGCGGCCGTTTGTGCAATGCGACAGCGACTGGGTCACGCTCGGTCAACTCGACACGCAGTCCGATCGCATCGCGGCGGCGCTGCAAGCGTGCGGGGTCGGCAAGGGCGACCGGGTCGCCATCAACCTCCCCAACTGCATCGAGTACATCGTGCTCATCTATGCCTTGGCCAAAGCTGGCGCTATCCAGGTCCCGCTCAACACGTACCTGCGCGGGGATTTTCTGCGTCACCAGCTGCTGCAGACAGACCCGACGGTGTACATCGCTGACAGCCAAGCCCTCGAGCTACTGTCGCCGATTCTCGACTCCCTTCCTCGCCGACCACAACTGATCCTTGTGGGGGATGGCGCCCAGGATGCGACGATTCAGCCCGACACGCACTACGCGCAGCTTCTCAACGCAGATGCGCCGCTGGTCGAACCCGAGATCGAGCCTGCCGACGTGTGCGCCATCATCTACACCTCCGGCACAACCGGGCCCTCGAAGGGCTGCACCATCACCCACGGCTACTACTGCAATCTGGTCAATGTGTTCGTCGAGAACGGGTGGTATGAGAAGGGTGACATTGTCTTCGGAGCAAACCCACTGTTCCACTTCAGCGGTCAAACCTGGCTCGTCACAGCAGCATTGGCCGTTCGCGGATCGGCGATCGTAGAGCCGGCTTTCCATGCCAGCACCTACATGGCACGCATTAGGGAGACGGGCGCCACCGCTGCCCTGGGAATGGGGGCGATGGGTATGGCGATTATGGCCCAGCCACCCCACGAAGACGACCGCAACCACAAGCTGCGCCATATTACGTTTATGCCCTCGACTGCCGATTTCATCGATCGCTTCGAGAAGCGCTTCGGCATCAGCCCCTTCGCGGAAGTGTTCGGCCAATCGGAATGCTGGCCAGTCCTGCTCGGTGATCCGCGAGACCAACGCCACGCCGGCAGCATGGGCAAACTGACGCGAGGACTGCAGGTCAAGATCGTCGACGATCACGACCGCGAGGTGCCCGCTGGCGAGGCCGGCGAGATTGTGGTGCGCCCCGATGAGCCGTTCCGCCTGTTCTCCGGATACTGGAACGATGATGCCGCGACGGTGAGTACCTTTCGGAATCTGTGGCACCACACTGGGGACTGCGCCCGGGTTGGCGCCGACGGATACTTTTGGTTTGCAGACCGAAAGAAGGACTCACTGCGTCGCCGAGGCGAAAACGTATCCTCCATCGAACTCGAGCAGGCCATCGCCGCGCACCCCTCGATCGCTCAAGCGGCCGTGCACGCCGTGCCATCTGATCTCAGCGAGGACGACGTCAAGGTCTGCCTCGTGCTGATCGACGGCTGCGAAATCCAGCCGGAGGAACTGTTCGAATTCTTTCGAAAGTCGATGCCCTACTACGCCATTCCGCGTTACGTCGAGGTACTGGAATCCCTACCGACCAACGCCAATGGCCGTGTGCAAAAGTTCAAACTGCGCGAACGCGGTGTCAGCGAAGCCACCCTCGACTTTGAAGAACTGGGACTGGTCGTCGCCCGCGGTGATCGGCGACGTTCCTAA
- a CDS encoding aldehyde dehydrogenase family protein yields MDRQDAQTTCKNPGSDLMTICERDAVYIAGNWRPSRGGRIDVHCAINGAVLGRIPDATSDEVDDAVAAARGAFPAWSQAAMDTRLGYLTRLAAIIDERSDDLTELLCREIGTPLRVSRAVQVGLPRRVLESYRDLMTRFQLQEQLGESLIIREPIGVVAAITAWNYPLQQVLGKVAAALATGCTVVVKPSEVAPLSAFVVADILDEIGLPAGVFNLVSGRGATVGEQLVDHRDVDMVTFTGSTTAGRRIGEVAARTVKRVALELGGKSANVILDDADLAQAVKVGVANCFTNTGQTCTALTRMLVPRSRLGEVEDLVRARLASYTIGDPLDPATTMGPLASAAQRERVRDYIRLGLAEGAELIYGGLDEPQDVPPGFFVTPTAFSNVRQDMRIAREEIFGPVLSILPYDTEDDAVAIANDTEYGLAGAVWSADPDRALRVARRLRTGAVDINGSFFNLLAPFGGYKQSGNGRELGVYGLNEFYELKSVQNAPNQR; encoded by the coding sequence ATGGATCGCCAAGATGCGCAAACTACATGCAAAAACCCCGGGTCTGACCTCATGACCATTTGCGAGCGCGACGCCGTCTACATTGCGGGGAACTGGAGGCCTTCCCGAGGCGGCCGCATCGACGTACACTGCGCCATCAACGGCGCCGTCCTAGGGCGCATTCCCGATGCGACATCCGACGAGGTCGATGACGCGGTAGCCGCTGCGCGCGGGGCCTTTCCGGCGTGGTCGCAGGCGGCAATGGACACCCGGCTCGGCTACCTCACACGCTTAGCCGCCATCATCGACGAACGCTCTGACGACCTGACCGAACTACTGTGCCGCGAGATCGGCACACCGCTGCGGGTATCGAGGGCGGTGCAGGTAGGACTGCCCCGGCGGGTCCTGGAGAGCTACCGGGACCTCATGACGCGGTTCCAGCTCCAGGAGCAACTCGGCGAGTCGTTGATCATCCGTGAACCGATCGGCGTCGTCGCGGCGATCACCGCCTGGAACTATCCCCTGCAGCAGGTGCTGGGCAAGGTCGCTGCAGCGTTAGCGACCGGGTGCACGGTCGTGGTGAAACCCTCCGAGGTGGCGCCACTGAGCGCATTCGTCGTCGCCGACATTCTCGACGAGATTGGTCTGCCGGCCGGAGTCTTCAACCTGGTATCGGGCCGCGGCGCCACCGTGGGAGAACAGCTCGTTGATCACCGCGACGTCGACATGGTCACCTTCACCGGCTCGACCACCGCGGGACGACGAATCGGCGAGGTCGCCGCACGCACCGTCAAACGAGTCGCGCTCGAGCTGGGCGGCAAGTCCGCCAACGTCATCCTGGATGACGCGGACTTGGCTCAAGCCGTCAAAGTCGGAGTGGCGAACTGTTTCACCAACACCGGCCAGACCTGCACCGCGCTCACCCGGATGCTCGTACCCCGATCGCGGCTGGGCGAGGTCGAGGACCTCGTCCGGGCGCGTCTGGCGAGCTACACAATCGGCGACCCGCTCGATCCGGCCACCACGATGGGGCCGCTGGCCTCGGCAGCCCAGCGTGAGAGGGTCCGCGACTACATTCGTCTCGGCCTGGCCGAGGGGGCCGAGCTCATATATGGCGGTCTTGACGAACCGCAGGACGTGCCGCCGGGCTTCTTCGTCACGCCCACCGCATTTTCCAACGTACGACAGGACATGCGTATCGCCCGCGAGGAGATCTTCGGACCGGTGCTCTCGATTCTGCCGTATGACACCGAAGACGACGCCGTCGCAATCGCCAACGATACCGAGTACGGCCTCGCGGGCGCCGTATGGTCAGCCGATCCTGACCGCGCCCTGCGAGTGGCGCGGCGCTTGCGGACCGGCGCCGTCGACATCAACGGTTCCTTTTTCAACTTGCTCGCGCCGTTCGGGGGCTACAAGCAGTCCGGCAACGGCCGCGAGCTCGGCGTGTACGGGCTCAACGAGTTCTACGAACTGAAGTCTGTGCAGAACGCGCCGAACCAACGGTGA
- a CDS encoding GMC family oxidoreductase N-terminal domain-containing protein: MTKTGTVFDYIVVGGGSAGSVVAARLAEAGAEVLLLEAGVSDRRIDVRIPAAVALAYQKVNWKYPAEPDPSRTGRPEAWMAGKVMGGGGSINSCVYVRGNRADYDGWAKQGCTGWDYDSVLPAFKRMETWAGGASEFRGGSGPIAVNVQTNRGQANMAFMEACRQAGYPVNPDYNGRDQDGVGLAQVNHRRGTRSQSSREYLRRVAPRAKLTVRTHSYVHRVLVDGGAAVGVEYRHHGTVMEARVREEVILSAGAIGSPRLLQLSGIGPKAALSSAGVETLLHLPGVGENLHEHPYLMQRWRSTIPTINKMRVGTAAKGLADYLRDGSGLLAMTMVQVQCMARTEPSLQTPDLQLQFVPFAITRAVDENGMFNVQPAKEEGFLASSTFLRPRTRGSVTLRGSAPDATPRISYQFLADPDDVRDCLLGLREVQRVMAQPAMTAITDGQLEPEANCRNDADWQDYVRAAVTPSYHPVGTCKMGVDDLAVVDPELRVHGINNLRVADASIMPTITTGNTNAPSMMIGERAAELILSGSANRNGFPHVSR, from the coding sequence TTGACCAAGACCGGAACAGTCTTCGACTACATCGTCGTAGGCGGAGGATCGGCGGGATCGGTGGTGGCAGCACGGCTTGCCGAGGCAGGCGCTGAGGTTCTGCTGCTGGAAGCCGGTGTCAGCGACCGGCGCATCGACGTGCGGATCCCTGCAGCGGTCGCGCTCGCCTATCAGAAAGTCAACTGGAAGTATCCGGCCGAGCCTGACCCGTCGCGCACCGGACGTCCAGAAGCTTGGATGGCGGGCAAGGTGATGGGTGGCGGCGGCTCGATCAATTCCTGTGTCTACGTTCGGGGAAACCGCGCCGACTACGACGGCTGGGCCAAACAGGGCTGCACGGGCTGGGATTACGACTCGGTCTTACCTGCATTCAAACGAATGGAGACCTGGGCGGGGGGAGCCAGCGAGTTTCGGGGTGGTTCCGGTCCGATCGCCGTCAACGTACAAACCAATCGCGGCCAGGCCAACATGGCGTTTATGGAGGCCTGTCGACAAGCCGGCTACCCGGTAAACCCCGACTACAACGGGCGTGACCAAGACGGGGTCGGACTCGCCCAGGTCAATCATCGCCGCGGTACCCGGTCCCAATCCTCCCGCGAGTACCTGCGTCGCGTGGCCCCCCGAGCCAAACTCACCGTGCGGACCCACAGTTATGTGCATCGCGTCCTGGTCGATGGCGGCGCAGCAGTGGGAGTCGAGTACCGCCATCACGGCACGGTCATGGAGGCCCGGGTCCGAGAAGAAGTCATCCTGAGCGCAGGAGCGATCGGCTCCCCACGCTTGCTGCAGCTCTCGGGTATCGGCCCGAAGGCCGCGCTGTCGTCTGCGGGAGTGGAAACGCTGTTGCATCTGCCCGGCGTGGGCGAAAACCTGCACGAACACCCTTACTTGATGCAGCGTTGGCGGTCGACAATACCCACCATCAATAAGATGCGAGTCGGGACAGCCGCCAAAGGCCTCGCCGATTATCTGCGCGACGGTAGCGGTCTGCTGGCGATGACGATGGTGCAAGTTCAGTGCATGGCGCGCACGGAGCCCAGCTTGCAGACCCCCGACTTGCAGCTGCAATTTGTTCCCTTCGCCATCACCCGCGCCGTGGATGAGAACGGCATGTTTAACGTGCAGCCGGCAAAAGAGGAGGGCTTCTTGGCGTCGTCGACCTTCCTGCGACCGCGCACCCGCGGATCTGTCACGCTGCGCGGGTCAGCGCCTGACGCGACACCGCGCATCTCCTATCAGTTCCTCGCCGACCCGGACGACGTGCGCGACTGCCTGCTCGGGTTGCGTGAGGTGCAGCGGGTGATGGCCCAGCCGGCGATGACAGCGATCACCGACGGGCAACTCGAACCAGAGGCCAACTGTCGCAACGACGCCGATTGGCAGGACTATGTGCGCGCCGCCGTGACCCCGTCCTATCACCCAGTGGGGACCTGCAAGATGGGTGTGGACGACCTTGCCGTCGTCGACCCCGAACTGCGAGTGCACGGCATCAACAACCTGCGTGTGGCCGATGCCAGCATCATGCCCACCATCACTACCGGCAACACCAATGCCCCGTCGATGATGATCGGTGAACGGGCCGCCGAGCTCATCCTGTCTGGCAGCGCAAACCGAAACGGATTCCCTCATGTCTCACGATGA
- a CDS encoding acyl-CoA dehydrogenase family protein encodes MDFSDDTDLDLIREGVRAVCSKFDDDYWARCDQRHEFPWDFYRALADGGWIGVAIPEVYGGSGRGLLEASVILQEVAASGAAMNGCSAIHLSIFGMHPLILHGSEDIKQRYLPRVAAGELHVAFGVTEPDAGTETLAIKTRAVRDGDSYVIRGQKVWTSKALDADRVLLLARTTPAEQCARRTDGLSLFMVDLHDPAVTITPIPKAGRNAVSSCETVYNDVVVSVADLVGEQDKGFYYLLDGLNAERVLIASEAIGTGQAALRRAIGYANQRVVYGRPIGQNQGVAFPLAEAHARLEAAELITRRAGWMLDHGVPAGPQANIAKLLAADAGFQAADTAMQTHGGFGYAEEYHIARYWREARLMKIAPIPQEMILAYVSQHVLGLPKSY; translated from the coding sequence GTGGACTTCTCGGATGACACCGATCTCGACCTGATCCGCGAAGGCGTGCGCGCGGTCTGCTCGAAGTTCGATGACGACTATTGGGCTCGATGCGACCAGCGTCACGAATTTCCCTGGGATTTCTATCGCGCACTCGCCGACGGCGGGTGGATCGGTGTCGCCATACCAGAGGTTTACGGCGGTAGCGGCCGCGGGCTACTCGAGGCGTCGGTCATCTTGCAGGAAGTTGCCGCCTCGGGCGCGGCGATGAACGGATGCAGCGCCATCCACCTGTCGATCTTTGGCATGCATCCGCTTATCTTGCATGGATCCGAGGACATCAAACAGCGTTACCTCCCGCGAGTCGCCGCCGGAGAACTCCATGTCGCCTTCGGGGTCACCGAGCCGGACGCCGGCACCGAGACATTAGCGATTAAAACCCGAGCGGTTCGCGATGGTGACTCGTACGTGATTCGGGGACAGAAGGTTTGGACGTCCAAGGCGCTCGACGCTGACCGAGTGCTGCTGCTGGCGAGAACTACACCCGCCGAGCAGTGCGCCCGCCGCACCGACGGCTTGAGCTTGTTCATGGTCGACTTGCACGACCCGGCCGTAACGATTACCCCCATTCCCAAAGCGGGACGCAACGCTGTTTCCTCCTGCGAAACCGTCTATAACGACGTCGTCGTATCGGTCGCCGACCTGGTCGGGGAACAGGACAAAGGTTTCTACTATCTCCTCGACGGGCTAAACGCTGAGCGGGTGCTCATCGCATCGGAGGCGATCGGCACCGGGCAAGCGGCGCTGCGCCGCGCCATCGGCTACGCCAACCAACGCGTGGTATATGGCAGGCCCATCGGCCAGAACCAAGGTGTGGCGTTTCCCTTGGCCGAGGCGCACGCTCGCTTGGAGGCCGCCGAACTGATCACCCGACGCGCCGGGTGGATGCTCGACCATGGTGTGCCAGCTGGCCCCCAAGCCAATATCGCCAAGCTGCTCGCGGCCGATGCCGGCTTCCAGGCCGCGGACACCGCCATGCAGACACACGGCGGTTTCGGCTATGCCGAGGAATATCACATTGCACGCTACTGGCGCGAGGCGCGGCTGATGAAAATTGCGCCGATCCCACAGGAAATGATCCTGGCCTACGTCAGCCAGCATGTGCTCGGTTTGCCCAAAAGCTACTAG